GAAAAAGGAcaatcaagtttcaactgaaagaaagaagaaagtgtatgagcataagaagagatctaaggacgacaagaagccttacagaaagaaacatgaagtactcctagctgaagatagcaaagccaaatgggcagaaactgacagcgaagagtcagaaccagaaagttcttacagttctagtgaggatgaagaagaagtaaaatgtctgatggctgataacatagaagatcaatcaaactatcagcaggtatttgattttagttcaactgattttacaagataAGAACTCatatcaactcttcatgacatggtcagtgagtatcaaaagcttgccttatcatttgaaaaaatcagagcaaagcaagatgatcccaaagacaataagacaaaaactgatgaatcagttgatatgttgagtctgagaagggagattgctgaactcagaaatgaaagaagcagggatcaattaatgattcaaaaattgttgcttgaaaattcaaagcaaaatgagcttattcaggcttggaacaaatcatctaaagctttaactaatatacagaattcacagaaatcagttgaagataaaactggtttatgattctgtagtaaagatgattcgtcttcccaagatactcaaccaaaactgaatatgaacaaagggaaatatattcactttgtaaaattaGTTATGGTACAGGAACAAGCAGagtcgagtaaactgattgtacagccatctcagaatatgaataaaggaaAGAGATGTGGGATTGGGTATAATCCAAAAAgtaagactgactcatggagtcagcaactaaaaactcttagcagaaaatattcaaatggctactcaaactactacaacagtaagccagttcagaaaagatatcggtagaaaaatcagttgaaaaagggtaaaatacatgttgtatcatccacacaccatacaccaagcacaaataaacaagaaaggatcatatggaatacagcaacaggacggtcagttagactgattcaagtctggattcctaaaagactaatcaactttggacccaaataaaaaaaaaggggtaccaaaatcttattttgtgtttaattgcagaaagcaggtacaagcattggatcaatatggtatttggacagtggatgttcacgacatatgacaggagattcaaatttattatctcaactgatcaaatacactggtccaaacatcagctttggggataactccaaaggtaaaactgtgggtaagggtaagcttatccatggtaacttcaccattaatgatattttattagtcgaaaatctcaagtataatctgataagtatTAGTCAGTTAtacgataatggattctcagttcagtttgacaaacactcttgctcagtcaaaaactcaactgaagagattattctaactggcaaaaggtgtggaaacacttacaaagtcagctggaatgatcaaccttatacaccagtttgctttattgcatctaaatcatctcaaaactggttgtggcataaaaggttaaatcatttaaattttaaatcccttgcctatctgagtaagcatgaacttgtaactggtttgcccaaaataaatttttcaaaagaaaaactttgctcagcatgtcagtatggaaaacaagtacgatcctctttcaaaaacaaaggctgtaaatcttcatcccgatgcttagaattattgcacatggatctctttggttcaatgccagtcatgagcttagggggaatgaaatacaccttggtggtcgtagatgacttttcaagatttacttgggttatatttctcaaatccaaagaccatacgactgcacaactgattaaactcttcaaaagacttttaaatgaaaaatcagttggaattgatcgaatcagatctgatcgaggaactgaattcatcaatcaaacactttcaagctttttaaaaaatactggaatcaagcatgagctcccagcagcaagaacacctcagcaaaacggtgtagctgagagaagaaatcagactcttaaagaagctgctagaacaatacttgctgattctggtatttctcaaagatttttgGCAGAaacagtaaacactgcatgctatactcagaacagatcgatgattaataagaaccaCATGagaacaccatatgagatctggcatggaagaaaaagcataatcacttacttcaaaatatttggctgtaaatgcttcattcatgataatggtaaaaattatttaaaggctTTTGATGCaagatctgcagaaggaattttccttggatattcatcagttagcatagcttacagagtatttaataagaaaaccttaaGGGTTCGCTTGGTTTTTAGGATGTGATAATTGAATGATtgataatttgattgataatgTTGGATAGGATAAGATATATAATTTGGGTTGTATTTAATCTCATGTGTGGTGCAAATGTAAGAGGAGGGATATAATCATGTCAAATTTGTAAATGACCAAAATACCCtttcttgttttattttaaattatttgctCTTATTGTTCCCTTCTGCCTAAGCTACCGTATATTTCCCAAAAAATTTGAGGGGAGGGTAAACCCTCTCCACATTGTTCTTCATCGAAAATCGTAAGTCGAGGTCATATCCTTCAAAGCTATGAACCGAAGTTCCAAAGGTAAGCATGAACATggtcttctctttttttttttgaacagGTGAGTTAAGAATCTAGATCTACAAACGTGGTGCGAAGCAGTGGAAGAAACCAAGATCTACTCTGGAGAAAAAGGTTTTGTGAGTAATTTCTGAATTTTTTGTTCGAGAAATCTTTACTTTCCGATTTTCATACAAACAAAATCGAACAAGTTTGTCGATTTGATGCGCAGATGTAGTATTTTTTTTAGGTTTCTGTTGTTATATTTTCTTACGATTAGGATCTAGTTATTACGAAAATAGATTTAAGTTCTTGTGTCCTTTAGGTTTCTTGCATCGATTGTGTTTTTTTATGTCCTTACTATTACTGAAATagataaaagatttgagttttgAGTTCGAAGTTTATCCTAATATGGTGAAAAATCGAATAATTACTTGAAACAATATTGCACTGGAAGATGTTCCTACACATGACATTGAGTAAATCATCTCCTGTAATCAATATTTGTTAATCTTTTTAGGAATGTTTAATATTTTCTGTACCAATGTCTAGGTGTGATGGAACCGAAGACACCACCACAGTGCAATTGTGGAAATGGTGAAATGATATTACGGAAAGCTGGGGATAACTCTACTCGTCCCGGTCACTATTACTATATTTGTCCCGCAGGTCTCAAACATCGGAACAATTTCTCGTGGTATCTCGAGTACCACGGTAGGAATGTAACACCCACCGACCAAAAGTCGTACAAATTTGAACCTAAGTCAACTAATTTGGAAGATCATTCATGTCGTACTAGTACCCAAATGTTTTCTAAGAAGGAGTCAATGAACTCGTCCGCGGGCCCATATGCTCGTCCTTCGAAAGAAGCTCATCAACAGGGCAGCAGTCAATTTTCTGGAGTGGATTGTGGTATCTCATGCAGAGGCTATGAGTTACCAAATCATTGCACGAAGAGCACACCTTATTCACGTGAACATGTCTGTTGTTTATTTGGGTTCATATGCGCGTTGATCTGCGTGCTTCTCCTCCTCGTTGTAGTACTTGTCTTCAAAATCTGATCTGTTTCAACTTTGTATATATTCTGTTGCTGTGTTAATTTGGTTTTGTCGAACGCTATGACATGTACTTACGTAACTTTTGACATATCAGACATATATGTTGTGTGCCAGTTATGACTCTTTGTTATTCTGGACATATGTGGTTCGTTAATGTGCTAACATGTCTTATCTCACTCGTATACACATCAGAAGCATGTGATCGGTAAGTATGTCACTTGCAAATATGAGTACACTGTTGTTTAATTTTACAACTTTGTGCCTATCTTGAAACTATTGTACATGCTCACGATTTATATCTACAATCCGTACAGGTTTTCCTCGTCAATGTTGATTTGGTGACGGGTCTATGTTTTGGGAGTACGCAAAACATCCTTAACCGATGTAAGCAGTCATAATACTTACTTCAAATATGTATTATATGTCTGTCAGTTAAGCAAATATTTAACTGTTATTGTTATTATACTTACTTTGTATTATATGTCTGTCAGTTAAGCAATTATTTAACAAACTATGATACTTACTTTGTATCATGTATTATGTTATTGTTAGATGGTGttataaatttcacaaattgATTGTCGATGTTGCCATTCCTATTACTGCTTCTATATCCAATCTTGTGTAGTTGTTGAAGACGTGTGTTCTCTTACCAAACGCAAATCTTTTGTACCTGCACATATTAATTGCAGAGAACAGTTTGTGCACTTGAGCAACCTGACGAATCATTTAAGAGCATCGATGTAGACATTTTTGTGTGATATTAAATGAAAATGGTACTCTATTCTCTTGTGAATGACAAACATTTATTCTTGGGTAGGTAGACTCTCTTTAATTTCTTGGTATTACTTAAAGTAGGTCACTTTCACCTTTGACACTTACATAAGAAGCTCGGTTTAGTTCATCAACTCTTTCTTTTTTCTgcagaacaccaccaacatgtcTGTCACCTACAAATCTGCTTCTGAAGTGACCGTAACTAGCCATTACAAAGTGGAGGTGATTATCATCTCGGATGATGAACAAGTAAACGGAGGATCACACAGTGGTGTTGGCAAGGAGAAGAAAATGAAGCATGTTCCAACGAAAGTTTCTGATTCACCAAAAAAAAACACTACCTACAACCATCTCTGCGCGAAGGTAGTGGATGAGTACTACAAAACCAACATGCAGGCTTCCAAAGACTGCAACAAACGTTCCAACAATGATTACAGTGGTCGCCCTTCCAAGAAAACTTTACGTCCCCATGGCGAAGCAGACTATGTAATAATCAGTAGCTCGGATGACTCAGATCAGTAGCCGTGAAACTGCGTACAAGTATTCCCGATGTATTCGACCACCCTTTTGCTCCCCACCACTGGACTATCTTCTGTATgcatatttattttcatgaaatcGTTCGGTCGTAAGTCGGGTATGTTTGGCAAAACGTATGATGTTGTGGTGTGCATACGAAGGTTTGTTTTGGATTTTAGCGCGTGTTTATAAGTCTGCTCTGGTAATTGTGACTGTTTGAGATAAATTATGTTATCTCTGTTGTGAAACCACTGTAATGCaatataatgttttgtatactAGCTTATATGGTATCTTTTGTctttttacaaaatatttgtcaTTTTCGTTGTTCATAATACCGAAAACCATTTGTTGGCTAAAGCATGTAGGATGAAAGTAAGCAATCAGTTTATGAAAATGTAGATTCGAATGGAACCAAACAATGGTACATGTACTTTGTGAAAAATGCATTATTGTTTTTTTGGATTGTGATAAAATGGAGGCTCATGCAAAAGACCAACACAGCTTAGTGCTTTTAAACAAGTAATGAGATGTTGCCTAGTTAATCGTAATACAAACATACTACAATATAGTTTGGTTTATCGACATAAAACCGCTTCCCAGAAGTACTACTACTGAAAGAATCCATTACATAGTTCGTTTTCACATGAAAACTCATTCAAAATTACAGATGGCATTACAAACAggaaggaaagaaagaaaaaaaatcggCCACACGAACATGAATCCGACAATTGGGTCGAAGTTTCTCGAATTATATTTCTGCCGAACAAGAAAATGAAATGGCCAAAGTTGATCATTGCGAGATGTTGATAATTAAACACCGATATTATAGAGAAGTGCCATGATATAGTATCAAATACATCGTCGTCCAAAAGTGGCAATATCCACACACAAAATAGGTCGAGCCATTACAAAAAGTTCAAAAACATTAAGTTCGTGGAACGCATACCATGCGAGGTTATGGATTAAGTAGGCGCTTGATTAAGCTGATCTTTCCTTCGAGATTAAGACGCAAGAACAAAGCTAGTTTGTTGGGGTTATCCACCAGTAACTCCGCCACACGCACTTTATCGTCCGAACTTAATTCCGGAATGGTTCCTAAGGTCGCCAACACACTGTCCATAGCAATTTCAATTTTCGAATCAGATGCCATTTCTTTTATGAGATTGGACATTGTTTCCTTTGTGATTTCAGCTAGATTATTGATTGCAGCAACAATTTGGTTGTCAACTTCGTCTAATTGCTTGCGTTTCTTTGATCTCACCTTTGAAACTCCAGATGGGTTGGAGGGGATAGTTTGAGCAATAGACACTGATTCACCATCTCCTTCAACTGGCCGGTAAAAGTCATCCATGACAAATTCCATGTCAATGGGTTCAGGCTGCGTCATATTTAAGACATCATGAACAACAGCTGAAAAGGTCTCCACTCGATCACCTGTTGCTCTATcgtatccaaatatttcgcacCAATCTTTGTAGTGGGGCCACCTCTTGTACCGCATGACTCGAACACTATTGTCAACCTGAAAGGTCTTCGTTTTAATAGCGTACACATTTGAAAGATAAACATGTaaagtttaaataaattttttcacCTTAAGTAACGCGTCCCATGCCTCATTCGTAGCGTCTATCATGTTTTCGGTGTCATTCCAACCAATCCCACTCTTGCCTAGCATTGATGTCAAACATCCGTACTGTTTCTTCCACACGTGTATTTTTGAAGTAATGTGGGGGTGACCGCGTAAGTCTGAATCATTGAATGCGTTCCTCAATGCAGTTTCCAATAAAGGTAGATACCCATTGCGGAATCCGTTGTCTGTTTTATAGCCTTTGCCTATTATATCTTTCAACGCCACAATTAGAACCTCCTCCTCAGGGGCTGTCCAGATACGTCTCACCTTATCTGTTTTGGTACCTTTCGAAGTCACACTTGTGTTATCCATTGCTTCAAATGATTCTAATACGTTCACCTGAAACACATTAAAGTGCAAAGTTAGAATGGGAGATGAAACATTATATTGCAAAAAGATGAACACATTTGACAACGTCATTGCAAATCCAACAATTAATCGaaataatattttacaaaacGGTTGTTCTCAATACACCAAGTAGTACGTACTAAACAAATAAAAACAAGAGGCAAATTCGAGATACAATAACAATTCACTATTGTCTTAGTTGTGGTACATCGACATTGCAAAGTTATCTCTCCACGAATCCCATGCATCAGAGGAATTAAAATCCTCGATAAAGTAATTCTCATTCTGTGGCATTGGGCTTAATGTCTCCTCTTCAAGCTCATCGACAAGATTGTCCGGCATCTGAGCTCGAATGAAGTTGTGTAACAGAATGCAGGCCATTATGATTCTGTTCTGAGTTTTAAGTGGATAGAAACAAGGACTTCGAAGAATAGCCCATCTTTTCTTAAGCAACCCAAAAGCTCTTTCAATGACATTCCTAGCTTTGCTGTGTCTCCAATTAAAGAGTTCTTTATAATTTTGGGGAGCATTTGTGCGATTGCCCCAAGCATCTCTATGGTATGGTACTCTTCTATATGGCGTCAAGAATCCCTGGACGTTTGCATATCCGTTGTCGCACAAGTAGTAAGAACCTACCATCGAagtcaaatattttctcaattaattttgaaataaggAAACATGAatcgaaataaaaaaatatgctgAGATGACATTATTAGATCAAACAAGATGTTAACCTCTTTCAACTTTAAGACCGTCATCACGTGATAATGCATCACGAAGCACTCGGGCATCCGCTGCAGATCCTTCCCACCCACAGAGCGCATAGATAAAGTTCATATCTCGATCGCACACTCCCAGAACATTCACGGCAATGGTTCCTTTTCTGGTTCTGTATTTTCCCTTGTCTAATATAGGCACATGAACATTTATATATGTACCATCCAACGCACCAACACAACCCTGAAAAATAAGATACAGAAATAAGAACAATAATCATGAAGATGTATATTATACTTTAAGAAACGAACAACATTATAAATGGAATTTATAATAAGTATTCTTTAGCAAATGTTCAGATTACCTGGAACCATTTCCACGTCTCGTCCGTGCAGGTTTCATCGACCGGGGAAGGCTTCACAAGCAGTATAGTATGTAACTTCAATACTGACCCCAACACTTCGTGGAAATGGGTGCTGATTGTTTGACCACTTCGTAGATAATCGTGACCAATGACTCGGTTCTTTTTATGATGCGCCAAAATAGACAAAAACATAGCCACTTTCTCTTCTGTCCTAACATATCTAGAGTGGCCCAGCCCCCCGACGTGTGTTAGCAAGTAACAAAGTTGTGCAAATGAATTTCTATTCATCCTCAAATTCACCACACATTGAACATCTCCGGTTTCAATAATTCTTCGCAAATGGTTCATTTGTGCATTACTTCTTTCCGTCATGTTGTACGAAACTAACGTTCTACGTGCTTGACGACGTCGATCGGCGATACATCTCGTGCGATGTCGTATTAGAAGACATACCAGAAAGATTGTACGGACCATCATTTCATGTAGCAGTAGGAAAATTCTAATGTTATGACGTCTCCCGTCCATTTTGCCCACGTACTTACCAAATGCAAACGAAAATTAGAACGAGGCAAGAATTACAGAACGAAAGCTCAGAAGCATGGTTATTACAGATTTAACTCGTGCATTTCAATTTTTGAATCTTTAAAAAGTGAAGCTACAATTTACAATACAAGATTTTTGTTCTACAACCGCCCAACAAAGATTCACAAGAAAAATGTCATACAATGTCACATAATAAAATGTCGCACAAGATTTACGGAGAAAAAATGAGGTTGAAAATTTCAGTACAAGAACTTGAAAAGTAAACGACAACCGAACACTAGTAGGCTATGTACAACACATTCGCACTAAAAAACGACAACGTGAACCACGAAATGTTCGTCAGTCACTAATTTTCGTCAAGTTTATGTACTCTGAAAAACGTTATGCAGGACatacaaaatcaataatcagaCAAAGAAACCAAGCTGTACTTTATCGACTTTTACCTTCGAACAAACTTGGAAATTTAACAGATCGGCCCTGCAGAAGATGAATTTTTCTTCACCACTTTCGGTTTCTACGGTAGAAGCCAGCCATCGGTTCCTGAGAAGAATGAAGGAGAATGGGGTGTCCGTACGCCACTTGCAACATTTATGTTTTTGAGAACAAGGGTATTTTGGTCAATAGAGTTTCTGAAAAGGACAGGATGAATATTATCCACGAGAAATGCAGGGATTTGTGGTCCAAGCTAAACAGTGAATTTTGTCTGCCTAATAGTCAATATGACAATTACAAATTATAGCAAACAAGTGACAACTAAACAATCAGACCCTAATCAAGCGAACCAAACTGGGCCTAagtgttgaagaatctgcacatgttgattttgatgaaacggcactaattgataagccaactgatcaagttgagctagctgatcaatttacagatatcagtctggaagatgataactcagacgaaagtcgtaataatcaaaatatccTTCATAcatctgaacctgagatattggatcaaccagctgaattagaagcaaatcttgacaatcatttagtggagcaaactaatgtgaatcagttaacaactgaattagctc
This Primulina eburnea isolate SZY01 chromosome 2, ASM2296580v1, whole genome shotgun sequence DNA region includes the following protein-coding sequences:
- the LOC140823013 gene encoding uncharacterized protein isoform X2; protein product: MDNTSVTSKGTKTDKVRRIWTAPEEEVLIVALKDIIGKGYKTDNGFRNGYLPLLETALRNAFNDSDLRGHPHITSKIHVWKKQYGCLTSMLGKSGIGWNDTENMIDATNEAWDALLKVDNSVRVMRYKRWPHYKDWCEIFGYDRATGDRVETFSAVVHDVLNMTQPEPIDMEFVMDDFYRPVEGDGESVSIAQTIPSNPSGVSKVRSKKRKQLDEVDNQIVAAINNLAEITKETMSNLIKEMASDSKIEIAMDSVLATLGTIPELSSDDKVRVAELLVDNPNKLALFLRLNLEGKISLIKRLLNP
- the LOC140823013 gene encoding uncharacterized protein isoform X1, giving the protein MDGRRHNIRIFLLLHEMMVRTIFLVCLLIRHRTRCIADRRRQARRTLVSYNMTERSNAQMNHLRRIIETGDVQCVVNLRMNRNSFAQLCYLLTHVGGLGHSRYVRTEEKVAMFLSILAHHKKNRVIGHDYLRSGQTISTHFHEVLGSVLKLHTILLVKPSPVDETCTDETWKWFQGCVGALDGTYINVHVPILDKGKYRTRKGTIAVNVLGVCDRDMNFIYALCGWEGSAADARVLRDALSRDDGLKVERGSYYLCDNGYANVQGFLTPYRRVPYHRDAWGNRTNAPQNYKELFNWRHSKARNVIERAFGLLKKRWAILRSPCFYPLKTQNRIIMACILLHNFIRAQMPDNLVDELEEETLSPMPQNENYFIEDFNSSDAWDSWRDNFAMSMYHN